Proteins encoded by one window of Gemmatimonadota bacterium:
- the tadA gene encoding Flp pilus assembly complex ATPase component TadA — protein MTTAAPMVAARPGSELLEVDRLAPALTADWLEQHGMMPLRLEGGRLEVGSWLPAPDPTALDDLRLLFDADVVLLPYGEHDLRSAIRRVYAQDATTAEGLIAGLVGERGAINADEIPLDDLVHLANEAPVIRLVNLLLIEGLEARASDVHLEGYQDGLRVRYRVDGVLQDAPSPPPHLTAAIISRIKIMAELDIAERRLPQDGRIRLRLQNRQVDVRVSTVPTLRGESVVLRLLDRERGRISLTDLGMAADTLAQFTEVISRPHGIVLATGPTGSGKTTTLYAAVELIRTGREKILTVEDPVEYELSGVPQVPVNEKVGVTFAGALRALLRQDPDVILVGEIRDGETAQIATQAALTGHLVLSTLHTNDAPTALTRLLDLQVAAYLVASTVDAVLAQRLLRRICPTCRAPAPEDARLAKLVDLDRHALHTRWRGAGCDACRGTGYLGRVGIYELLVMDNALRVEVQQRRGSEELRAMAIAGGMRTLQEDGFRLVRDGVTTLEEVVRVARA, from the coding sequence GTGACCACCGCCGCGCCGATGGTCGCTGCGCGCCCCGGTTCCGAGCTGCTCGAGGTCGATCGGCTCGCGCCCGCGCTGACCGCCGATTGGCTGGAGCAGCACGGCATGATGCCGCTCCGGCTGGAGGGTGGCCGTCTCGAGGTCGGCAGTTGGCTGCCTGCCCCGGACCCGACCGCCCTCGATGACTTGCGGCTCCTCTTTGACGCCGATGTGGTCTTGCTCCCCTATGGTGAGCACGATCTCCGCTCGGCGATTCGTCGCGTCTACGCGCAGGACGCCACGACCGCCGAGGGGCTGATCGCGGGGCTCGTCGGCGAGCGCGGTGCCATCAACGCCGACGAGATCCCGCTCGACGACCTGGTGCACCTCGCCAACGAGGCGCCGGTCATCAGGCTGGTGAACCTGTTGCTGATCGAAGGGCTGGAGGCGCGCGCGTCGGACGTGCACCTCGAGGGCTATCAGGACGGCCTGCGGGTGCGCTACCGGGTGGATGGGGTCCTGCAGGATGCGCCGTCGCCGCCGCCACACCTCACGGCCGCGATCATCTCCCGCATCAAGATCATGGCGGAGCTGGACATCGCCGAGCGGCGACTGCCGCAGGACGGACGGATTCGGTTGCGATTGCAGAATCGCCAGGTCGACGTCCGCGTCTCGACCGTGCCGACGCTGCGTGGCGAGAGCGTGGTGCTCCGGCTCCTCGACCGCGAGCGGGGCCGCATCTCGCTGACCGACCTCGGCATGGCGGCCGACACGCTGGCGCAGTTCACCGAGGTCATCTCCCGGCCGCACGGCATCGTGCTCGCCACCGGCCCGACCGGGTCGGGCAAGACGACGACGCTCTACGCCGCCGTGGAGTTGATCCGCACCGGACGGGAGAAGATCCTGACCGTCGAGGATCCGGTCGAGTACGAGCTGTCCGGTGTGCCGCAGGTGCCGGTCAACGAGAAGGTCGGTGTCACCTTCGCGGGGGCGCTCCGCGCCCTGCTGCGGCAGGACCCGGACGTGATCCTCGTCGGCGAAATCCGCGATGGAGAAACCGCGCAGATTGCCACTCAGGCGGCGCTCACCGGCCACCTGGTGCTCTCCACGCTGCACACCAACGACGCGCCGACCGCCCTGACCCGCCTCCTCGATCTGCAGGTGGCGGCCTACCTCGTGGCCTCCACGGTCGATGCCGTGCTCGCCCAACGTCTGCTCCGACGCATCTGTCCGACCTGCCGAGCCCCGGCCCCGGAGGATGCTCGCCTGGCCAAACTGGTCGATCTCGACCGCCACGCCCTGCATACCCGTTGGCGGGGCGCGGGATGTGACGCCTGCCGAGGGACCGGCTACCTTGGTCGGGTCGGCATCTACGAGTTGCTGGTCATGGACAATGCCCTCCGGGTCGAGGTGCAGCAGCGTCGCGGCTCCGAGGAGCTGCGGGCCATGGCCATCGCGGGTGGGATGCGGACCTTGCAGGAGGACGGCTTCCGCCTGGTGCGCGACGGGGTCACCACGCTCGAGGAAGTGGTGCGCGTCGCCCGGGCCTGA
- a CDS encoding TRAP transporter large permease subunit, with product MPESSHLLTSTTDPLSQGIVAVTLVLLFLLLTLEKAHRVLVALGAVSLLWGITYLTPYHLISFEGAARALDLNVLLLLASMMAVVGVLKSTGVFGWAVARLVHRAGNSPARIMILIAWFTAIASAFLDNVTTVIFVTPIALGLAAQLGVAPMAFIMPMIMAANIGGTATLIGDPPNIMIGSGAGLSFGDFLMHLSAPVLVMMVALQLLATRWFRAELTGTTPRSIGDPAAADSDATIVDPTLLRGMGWICAFILVGFLTHGVTGMPAAVPATIGAAAALILQDRLYVRKHHASGEERVHGILGIIEHEIEWPTLVFFAFLFIVVGAGVETGLIATLAGSLAAAIDAGRSSFALGPEGTLLFAALLILWAAAGLSALIDNIPFVAVSIPILHELIPTLPPGADVVWWALALGACLGGNATPIGASANVTTLDLAARRQVRISFREFCHFAIPTTLITLVISSAWLSGMIFFDYHAALYASLAVAALLGVVAKVRPA from the coding sequence ATGCCTGAATCCAGCCATCTGCTGACCAGCACCACCGACCCGCTCTCGCAGGGGATCGTGGCGGTGACCCTGGTACTGCTCTTCCTCCTGCTGACGCTGGAGAAGGCGCATCGCGTGCTGGTGGCGCTCGGGGCGGTGTCGCTGCTCTGGGGCATCACCTACCTCACGCCTTACCACCTGATCTCGTTCGAGGGTGCGGCGCGCGCGCTCGACCTGAATGTCCTTCTACTGCTCGCCTCGATGATGGCCGTCGTTGGCGTGCTCAAATCGACGGGGGTCTTCGGGTGGGCGGTCGCGCGACTGGTCCACCGTGCCGGGAATTCGCCCGCCCGGATCATGATCCTGATCGCCTGGTTCACCGCGATCGCCTCGGCATTTCTGGACAACGTCACCACGGTGATCTTCGTGACCCCTATCGCGCTCGGGCTGGCGGCGCAGCTGGGCGTGGCCCCGATGGCGTTCATCATGCCGATGATCATGGCGGCCAATATCGGCGGGACCGCGACGCTCATCGGCGACCCGCCGAACATCATGATCGGGTCCGGCGCCGGTCTCTCCTTCGGTGACTTCCTCATGCACCTGAGCGCGCCGGTGCTGGTCATGATGGTGGCCCTGCAACTCCTCGCGACGCGGTGGTTCCGCGCGGAACTCACCGGGACCACCCCACGATCGATCGGCGATCCGGCGGCGGCGGACTCGGACGCCACGATCGTCGACCCCACACTGCTACGCGGGATGGGGTGGATCTGCGCCTTCATCCTCGTCGGCTTTCTCACGCACGGCGTGACCGGAATGCCAGCGGCGGTCCCGGCCACGATCGGTGCCGCCGCCGCGCTCATCCTCCAGGATCGCCTCTACGTGCGGAAGCATCACGCCTCGGGCGAGGAGCGGGTCCACGGCATCCTGGGGATCATCGAGCACGAGATCGAATGGCCGACGCTGGTCTTCTTCGCCTTCCTGTTCATCGTGGTGGGCGCCGGGGTTGAGACCGGGCTCATCGCCACCCTTGCCGGTTCCCTTGCGGCGGCGATCGATGCCGGACGGAGCAGCTTCGCCCTCGGCCCCGAGGGCACGCTGCTCTTCGCCGCCTTGCTGATTCTGTGGGCTGCGGCGGGCCTGTCGGCGCTGATCGACAACATCCCCTTCGTGGCCGTCTCCATTCCGATCCTGCACGAGCTCATCCCGACGTTGCCCCCTGGTGCTGACGTCGTCTGGTGGGCACTCGCGCTCGGTGCCTGTCTCGGCGGCAATGCGACCCCGATCGGCGCTTCGGCGAACGTGACGACACTCGACCTCGCGGCACGCCGTCAGGTGCGGATCTCCTTCCGCGAGTTCTGTCACTTTGCCATTCCCACCACGCTCATCACCCTGGTGATCTCCTCCGCGTGGTTGTCGGGGATGATCTTCTTCGACTACCACGCCGCACTGTACGCGTCGTTGGCGGTTGCGGCCCTGCTTGGCGTGGTGGCGAAGGTTCGCCCGGCATGA
- a CDS encoding PepSY domain-containing protein, translating into MTINPRVANRQLHRRGALLVALPFLVVVVTGILLQTKKQFAWIQPPEQRTANEVPGIPFAAILEAAAKHPQTGITAWSDIDRLDVRPGKGIIKVIGKNRWELQLDQATGEVLQVAYRRSDLIESLHDGSWFHPNAKLFLFLPAGVIVLGLWLTGVYLWWLPIGARRRKRAEA; encoded by the coding sequence ATGACCATCAATCCGCGCGTGGCCAATCGGCAACTGCACCGACGCGGCGCCCTCCTGGTGGCGCTGCCGTTTCTCGTGGTGGTCGTCACCGGCATCCTGCTGCAGACCAAGAAGCAGTTCGCCTGGATCCAGCCGCCCGAACAGCGCACGGCGAACGAGGTGCCGGGCATTCCCTTCGCCGCGATCCTCGAGGCCGCCGCCAAGCATCCGCAGACCGGGATCACTGCCTGGAGCGACATCGACCGGCTCGATGTCAGGCCCGGCAAGGGGATCATCAAGGTCATCGGCAAGAATCGCTGGGAGTTGCAGTTGGATCAGGCCACGGGTGAAGTACTGCAAGTGGCCTATCGACGCTCGGACCTCATCGAGTCACTGCACGATGGTTCGTGGTTTCATCCCAATGCCAAGCTCTTCCTCTTCCTGCCTGCCGGTGTCATCGTCCTCGGGCTCTGGCTCACCGGGGTCTATCTCTGGTGGCTGCCGATCGGTGCCCGACGGCGGAAGCGCGCGGAGGCGTGA
- a CDS encoding M20/M25/M40 family metallo-hydrolase — MTQLDVVELTTRLISIPSVTGSEGAVVTAVAVLLADRGWSVQRQPLDGDRANLYATRGQPVVVLSTHLDTVPPYLPPHEADGILFGRGSCDAKGLAAAMIVAAERLAAEGEDRVGLLFVVGEENGSDGALAAATLTPKGRILINGEPTGNRLATAQKGALRVTVEARGVAAHSGYPELGRSAIDQLLDALQRIRAIEWPVDPQLGPSTLNIGRVVGGEAPNVIAPSARAELMVRLVGSGAPIRAAILAAAGPDVAVAFPLEVPALRSPSLPGWEEITVAFASDLPLLSAWGTGYQLGPGTIHVAHTDHEQIPVAELRAGVDRYVALVRTLLAGDAR; from the coding sequence GTGACCCAACTCGATGTCGTGGAGCTGACCACACGGTTGATCAGCATTCCGTCGGTGACCGGATCGGAAGGGGCTGTCGTGACGGCCGTTGCCGTCCTGTTGGCCGACCGCGGCTGGTCGGTGCAGCGGCAGCCGCTCGACGGTGATCGCGCCAACCTCTACGCCACGCGCGGGCAGCCGGTCGTGGTGCTTTCCACCCACCTGGACACGGTGCCGCCATACCTCCCGCCCCACGAGGCAGATGGGATCCTCTTTGGTCGCGGAAGCTGTGACGCCAAGGGCCTTGCCGCCGCGATGATCGTGGCCGCGGAGCGGCTCGCCGCCGAGGGAGAGGACCGGGTGGGGCTGCTCTTCGTGGTTGGAGAGGAGAACGGTTCGGACGGGGCACTCGCCGCAGCCACGTTGACGCCGAAGGGGCGCATCCTGATCAATGGCGAGCCGACGGGGAATCGTCTCGCCACCGCGCAGAAGGGCGCACTGCGCGTGACCGTCGAGGCGCGCGGGGTGGCCGCGCATTCCGGGTACCCCGAACTCGGGCGCTCGGCGATCGACCAGCTGCTCGATGCGCTGCAACGGATTCGCGCCATCGAGTGGCCGGTCGATCCGCAGCTCGGCCCGTCGACGCTCAACATCGGCCGGGTCGTGGGGGGCGAGGCACCCAATGTGATCGCGCCGTCGGCCCGGGCCGAGTTGATGGTCCGGCTCGTCGGTTCAGGCGCGCCGATTCGGGCCGCGATCCTCGCCGCGGCGGGTCCCGACGTCGCCGTGGCGTTCCCGCTCGAAGTCCCCGCGCTCCGGTCACCATCCTTGCCCGGCTGGGAAGAGATCACGGTGGCCTTCGCCTCCGACCTGCCGCTGCTCTCGGCGTGGGGGACCGGCTATCAGCTGGGCCCCGGCACCATTCATGTCGCCCATACCGATCACGAACAGATCCCGGTCGCCGAGTTGCGCGCCGGCGTGGACCGATACGTTGCGCTCGTACGCACCCTGCTCGCCGGCGACGCGCGATGA
- the lysC gene encoding lysine-sensitive aspartokinase 3 has product MIVMKFGGTSVADARAITALGTAVANAADQRPLVVVSALSGVTDTLLRLSRAAAQGDAAAVTSGGEALRARHLAVATDLGIAEQVAGPLCARLDALSAILGAVPAEDQDGWQDAVVGVGELLSSVVVAAALEKRGLPATWFDARRVVRTDARYGAAIPDQAAIRTLAHAQLAPLLASGALPVTQGFIGATEAGAATVLGRGGSDFSAALLGAALEAERVEIWTDVSGLMTADPRIVPEALVLAEATYDESAELAAFGAKVLHPATQLPLVEAGIPIVIRNTFAPEAPGTRIIAETEYDATVPIRSISSKRGIAVMQVRAARMLGAFGFLRQIFEVFERHEIVVDVLATSEVSVSLTVDPSPRLEAVMRDLAPIGEVTLREGRSIVAVVGRGIRDTPGIAARVYQAIADVNVEMISLGASASNLTFIVREEDGPRVVRALHRAFFGVPT; this is encoded by the coding sequence ATGATCGTCATGAAGTTCGGGGGAACGTCCGTGGCCGATGCCCGCGCCATCACGGCGCTGGGGACGGCGGTGGCCAACGCGGCCGACCAACGGCCACTCGTCGTCGTCTCCGCGCTCTCCGGGGTGACCGATACCTTGCTCCGGCTCAGCCGCGCCGCGGCGCAGGGCGATGCCGCCGCCGTGACGAGCGGGGGTGAGGCGCTCCGCGCGCGGCATCTGGCGGTCGCCACCGACCTCGGCATCGCGGAGCAGGTGGCTGGGCCACTCTGCGCGCGGCTCGACGCGTTGTCCGCGATCCTGGGTGCCGTACCCGCCGAGGATCAGGACGGCTGGCAGGACGCCGTGGTCGGGGTGGGCGAGCTGCTCTCGTCGGTGGTGGTGGCGGCGGCGCTGGAGAAGCGGGGGCTCCCCGCCACCTGGTTCGATGCGCGACGCGTGGTTCGCACCGATGCGCGGTACGGCGCTGCCATTCCCGATCAGGCCGCGATCCGTACGCTCGCCCACGCGCAGCTGGCGCCGTTGTTGGCCTCGGGCGCGCTCCCCGTGACGCAGGGCTTCATCGGCGCCACCGAGGCTGGTGCTGCCACCGTCCTCGGTCGCGGTGGCTCCGACTTCTCCGCCGCGCTGTTGGGCGCTGCGCTCGAGGCCGAGCGGGTGGAGATCTGGACAGACGTGAGCGGGCTGATGACCGCCGATCCGCGGATCGTCCCGGAGGCGCTGGTGCTGGCCGAGGCGACCTACGATGAGAGCGCGGAACTCGCGGCCTTCGGCGCCAAGGTGCTGCACCCGGCGACCCAGTTGCCGCTGGTGGAAGCGGGAATCCCCATCGTGATCCGCAACACCTTCGCCCCCGAGGCACCCGGCACCCGCATCATCGCGGAGACCGAGTACGACGCCACGGTACCGATCCGGTCGATCTCTTCGAAGCGCGGGATTGCGGTCATGCAGGTCCGCGCGGCACGGATGCTCGGTGCCTTCGGTTTCCTGCGGCAGATCTTCGAGGTGTTCGAGCGCCATGAGATCGTGGTCGACGTCCTCGCCACCAGCGAGGTCTCCGTCTCGCTCACGGTCGATCCATCCCCCCGTCTGGAGGCGGTCATGCGGGACCTCGCGCCGATCGGTGAGGTCACGCTGCGCGAGGGCCGCAGCATCGTGGCCGTGGTGGGGCGTGGCATTCGGGACACGCCGGGCATTGCCGCGCGGGTGTACCAGGCGATCGCCGATGTGAACGTCGAGATGATTTCGCTCGGCGCATCGGCATCCAACTTGACCTTCATCGTGCGCGAGGAGGACGGCCCCCGCGTGGTCCGTGCCCTCCATCGCGCCTTCTTCGGGGTGCCGACGTGA
- a CDS encoding 4-hydroxy-tetrahydrodipicolinate reductase has protein sequence MAQAIRAEAEAAGETVVTTIARGENAAGQAITAARLTGVDVVFEFSTPEAVVDNLRALQPLGLAVVCGTTGWDAAREGIEASWRDGPGALLAASNFAIGVHLFLHAARVLASASAGQAAFDGFLHERHHAAKRDAPSGTGLRLQEAARAGDPTRDWPITSVRAGSIPGEHELVLDAPYESITLRHVARDRRVFAAGAVTAGRWLRGRRGVFTLDALFEEG, from the coding sequence ATGGCGCAGGCCATTCGGGCGGAAGCAGAGGCGGCCGGCGAGACGGTGGTCACCACGATTGCCCGTGGCGAGAATGCAGCAGGGCAGGCCATCACTGCCGCCCGACTGACCGGCGTCGACGTGGTGTTCGAGTTCTCCACGCCCGAGGCGGTCGTCGACAACCTGCGGGCACTGCAGCCGCTCGGCCTCGCCGTGGTGTGCGGGACGACCGGCTGGGACGCTGCGCGCGAGGGGATCGAGGCGTCGTGGCGAGATGGCCCCGGCGCCTTGCTGGCCGCCAGCAACTTTGCAATCGGCGTTCACCTCTTCCTCCATGCCGCACGCGTGCTCGCGAGTGCGTCGGCGGGTCAGGCGGCCTTCGACGGCTTTCTCCACGAACGCCACCACGCGGCCAAGCGTGATGCCCCGTCGGGCACGGGACTCCGCTTGCAGGAGGCGGCACGCGCGGGCGACCCGACGCGCGACTGGCCCATCACCTCGGTGCGGGCCGGCTCGATCCCGGGCGAGCACGAGCTGGTGCTCGATGCGCCATACGAATCGATCACGCTGCGGCATGTGGCGCGGGATCGTCGCGTCTTCGCGGCAGGGGCCGTGACCGCCGGCCGATGGTTGCGTGGCCGACGCGGTGTGTTCACGCTGGATGCACTCTTCGAGGAGGGTTGA